A single region of the Thermoanaerobacterium aotearoense genome encodes:
- a CDS encoding M28 family peptidase — translation MKSMDYLKELSRFEHRGSATKNERKAADYIAEKLKSLGYDVGVQEFKTTRDNLYILPLQFGILLFLMGAASLVYDKFLNVVELLISIIAVLLLVLELSGRSFETSIMPKHRSKNVFTRFEKDGKRKIVISAHIDTQKGSLMFSPKIVGRLKMIFNVGYVGFALIPLGIALKVMNISFVSNALLGLGILITFAMIVFLLICQLGGKYTNGANDNGSGVSLALAIADHYANNKDKFPDDVQLVFLFTGSEETGERGMKYFLKKHRRLLNSDTQFVILDNLGAGKLTYLEGEGMLIYRKAGKMLLDVADLMAKEYPKNTVQRRRNLLLPTDALPVLASGFDAIAFLSMDEDGSIKNYHWFTDTIENVDSKLLRYEESFLIEYILRVSNKISNLKNVEAIE, via the coding sequence ATGAAAAGTATGGATTACTTAAAAGAGCTTTCAAGGTTTGAACACCGTGGTTCAGCCACAAAAAATGAAAGAAAGGCAGCAGATTACATCGCAGAAAAGCTTAAAAGTTTAGGCTATGATGTGGGTGTACAGGAATTTAAAACGACCCGAGACAATCTTTACATTTTGCCTCTTCAATTTGGTATCCTTCTTTTCCTCATGGGAGCCGCGTCGCTCGTATACGATAAATTTTTAAATGTTGTGGAGCTTTTAATTTCCATTATTGCAGTACTTTTGCTGGTTTTAGAGTTAAGCGGCAGGTCTTTTGAAACAAGCATAATGCCTAAGCACAGATCTAAAAACGTATTCACAAGATTCGAAAAAGATGGCAAAAGGAAAATAGTCATATCTGCCCACATCGATACGCAAAAGGGTAGTTTGATGTTCAGCCCAAAGATTGTTGGTAGATTAAAAATGATTTTCAATGTTGGGTATGTTGGATTTGCCCTTATACCATTGGGTATCGCACTTAAAGTGATGAACATTTCTTTTGTATCAAATGCTTTATTGGGATTAGGCATACTTATAACTTTTGCAATGATTGTATTTTTGCTTATATGCCAGTTAGGCGGGAAGTACACAAATGGCGCTAATGACAATGGTTCTGGCGTATCTTTGGCATTAGCAATTGCAGATCACTATGCAAACAACAAAGATAAATTTCCTGATGATGTGCAACTGGTTTTCCTCTTTACAGGCAGCGAAGAGACTGGCGAAAGGGGAATGAAATATTTCTTAAAAAAGCATAGAAGGCTTTTAAATAGTGATACGCAGTTTGTAATACTGGATAATCTTGGAGCAGGAAAGTTGACATACCTTGAAGGAGAAGGCATGTTAATATACAGGAAAGCGGGCAAAATGCTTTTAGACGTTGCAGATCTTATGGCAAAAGAGTATCCAAAAAATACGGTTCAGAGAAGGAGAAACCTGCTTTTGCCTACAGATGCACTGCCTGTTTTAGCAAGTGGATTCGACGCTATAGCCTTTTTATCCATGGATGAAGACGGATCTATAAAAAATTATCATTGGTTTACAGATACTATAGAAAACGTGGATTCGAAGCTTTTAAGATATGAAGAAAGCTTTTTGATAGAGTACATCTTAAGGGTGTCAAATAAAATTAGCAATTTAAAAAACGTTGAAGCAATTGAGTAG
- a CDS encoding ECF transporter S component yields MVNSTSPKKFDAKFITRTAILLALTIIIQFIKMPQLVTGSIVNAMLIVSAYFVGIWSGITIGLLTPIIAFLVGLMGFPILIPFIMIGNALYVVLFSAIKNNIIGMIVGAVVKFLWLAASVKYILVMFGIKVPQKIAAAFTFPQLATAIIGGILSIFLIFILTGYFNKSKE; encoded by the coding sequence ATGGTAAACAGTACATCACCCAAAAAATTTGACGCAAAATTTATAACAAGAACCGCTATTTTACTGGCATTGACTATAATCATACAATTCATCAAGATGCCGCAGCTTGTAACAGGTTCAATCGTAAATGCGATGCTTATTGTATCGGCTTATTTCGTAGGAATCTGGTCTGGCATCACAATAGGGCTTTTGACGCCAATTATCGCGTTTTTAGTAGGACTTATGGGCTTTCCAATACTTATACCGTTTATAATGATTGGAAATGCACTGTACGTAGTGCTTTTCTCGGCTATTAAAAACAACATCATAGGCATGATAGTAGGTGCAGTTGTAAAATTTTTATGGCTTGCAGCTTCCGTAAAGTACATCCTCGTAATGTTTGGCATCAAAGTCCCGCAAAAAATTGCAGCAGCCTTTACATTCCCGCAGTTAGCTACTGCTATAATCGGTGGAATACTATCCATCTTTTTAATATTCATCCTGACAGGCTATTTCAATAAATCAAAGGAGTAG
- a CDS encoding YjgB family protein — MRKYSLLIALVVIASVFTGYLLYSNFNTKQRENQQSQSQKTATNDISASDNNTNDVENSSNDSNNDNGSKQDENSVSENRNGDLINQIVSLAKEGKVINCDFVTGKTTIDDIEKVYGNPDKQEYISSAKGTYTTFTKKDLVFGFNKGMQVFETRSFDPRLQAISRSDIENVLGKAPYKATVSGTPNQTVLGYTMNSDYKLEFVISDTTNLVDHVNVLYPDATVNSMADDPGRKW; from the coding sequence ATGAGAAAATACAGTTTATTGATAGCACTTGTTGTTATCGCATCGGTTTTTACTGGCTACCTGCTTTATAGCAATTTCAATACAAAGCAAAGGGAAAATCAACAATCGCAAAGCCAAAAAACCGCAACAAATGATATTTCTGCTTCTGATAATAATACAAATGATGTGGAAAATAGCAGCAACGACAGCAATAATGATAATGGCAGCAAACAAGATGAGAATTCTGTTTCGGAAAATCGCAACGGTGATCTGATAAATCAAATAGTAAGCCTTGCAAAAGAAGGTAAAGTAATAAACTGCGATTTTGTCACAGGCAAAACTACTATAGATGACATAGAAAAGGTGTATGGAAACCCTGACAAGCAAGAGTACATTTCGTCTGCAAAAGGAACTTATACAACTTTTACCAAAAAGGATCTTGTATTTGGATTTAATAAAGGAATGCAGGTTTTTGAAACCAGATCATTTGATCCAAGATTACAAGCTATTTCAAGAAGCGATATTGAAAATGTATTGGGGAAAGCTCCGTATAAAGCTACTGTAAGCGGCACTCCAAATCAAACTGTTTTAGGATATACGATGAATTCTGACTACAAGCTTGAATTTGTCATATCAGATACGACGAATCTTGTTGATCATGTAAATGTGCTGTATCCTGATGCAACAGTTAATTCAATGGCAGACGATCCAGGACGCAAATGGTAA
- the leuS gene encoding leucine--tRNA ligase, translating to MAYSRDIDKKWQKKWEDTKLYKFNPDNIDKKLYCLEMFSYPSGAKLHAGHWYNYGPADSWARMKRMQGYEVFHPMGFDAFGLPAENYAIKTGIHPQDSTLQNIKTMERQLREMGATFDWDYEVITCLPDYYKWTQWVFLQLYKKGLAYRKKAPVNWCPSCKTVLANEQVVEGTCERCGSEVTKKDLTQWFLKITEYAEELLDKLDELDWPEKTKMMQRNWIGKSDGAEIEFKVDGKDISFKVFTTRADTLYGVTYVVLAPENEIVDLITTDEHRRNVEDYKEYAKKQSEIERLSTEKEKTGVFTGAYAIHPITGERVPIWISDYVLATYGTGCVMAVPAHDERDYAFAKKYDLPIKRVIKGNDGVDDSLPFVEYGILVDSGDFTGSKSEDARIEIVKTLEKEGKGALKVNYRLRDWLVSRQRYWGAPIPIIHCEKCGLVPVPEEDLPVLLPYNVEFSPDGESPLKKSEEFMNTTCPKCGGKALRDPDTLDTFVDSSWYFLRYPDNKNEKEPFNKELIDKMLPVDKYIGGAEHACMHLLYARFVTKALRDLGYLDFDEPFKSLIHQGIILGPDGNKMSKSRGNTISPDEYINEYGSDVFRMYLMFGFAFTEGGPWNDDGIKAMSRFIQRIERLVDKFIEDKGKESKDEISKDEKELNYVRNYTIKSVTEDAEKFQFNTAIARIMELVNALYKYDADVEIKNTRLYEETVADLIRLLAPFAPHFAEEMWEKIGYGYSVFNQKWPKYDEKALVKDAIEIAVQVNGKVRGRLEISPDASEKEIQDTALSAESIKQYIDGKEIVKIVVVKGRLVNIVVK from the coding sequence ATGGCTTATTCAAGGGATATTGATAAAAAATGGCAAAAAAAGTGGGAAGATACAAAACTATACAAATTTAATCCGGATAACATCGACAAAAAATTGTACTGCCTTGAGATGTTTTCATATCCGTCAGGCGCTAAGCTTCACGCAGGGCATTGGTATAACTACGGGCCTGCTGATTCATGGGCAAGGATGAAAAGGATGCAAGGATATGAAGTCTTTCATCCAATGGGTTTTGACGCGTTTGGATTGCCGGCAGAAAACTACGCCATAAAGACAGGCATACATCCACAGGATTCCACGCTTCAAAACATAAAGACGATGGAAAGACAGTTAAGAGAGATGGGCGCCACATTTGATTGGGATTATGAGGTTATAACCTGTTTGCCAGATTACTACAAATGGACACAGTGGGTTTTCTTGCAACTGTATAAAAAAGGGTTGGCTTACAGGAAAAAGGCTCCTGTCAATTGGTGTCCAAGCTGCAAGACAGTCCTTGCAAATGAGCAAGTTGTAGAAGGCACTTGTGAAAGATGCGGTTCTGAAGTGACTAAAAAGGATTTGACTCAGTGGTTTTTGAAAATAACTGAATATGCAGAAGAACTTTTAGATAAGCTTGATGAGCTGGACTGGCCTGAAAAGACGAAAATGATGCAGAGAAACTGGATAGGAAAATCTGACGGTGCTGAGATAGAATTTAAAGTCGACGGAAAAGACATATCGTTTAAAGTTTTTACAACAAGAGCTGACACGCTATACGGTGTTACATATGTGGTCTTGGCTCCAGAAAATGAAATAGTAGATCTCATAACGACAGATGAACACAGGAGAAATGTAGAGGATTATAAAGAATACGCCAAAAAGCAAAGCGAGATAGAGAGGCTTTCGACGGAAAAAGAGAAGACAGGTGTATTTACAGGAGCGTATGCTATCCATCCTATCACAGGCGAAAGAGTGCCTATATGGATATCCGATTACGTTCTTGCCACATACGGGACAGGCTGTGTAATGGCTGTACCTGCCCATGATGAGAGAGATTATGCATTTGCAAAGAAATACGACTTGCCAATAAAGAGAGTCATCAAGGGGAATGATGGGGTAGATGACTCACTGCCATTTGTTGAATACGGTATTCTTGTAGACAGTGGCGACTTTACAGGAAGCAAATCAGAAGATGCAAGGATAGAAATAGTGAAGACGCTTGAGAAAGAAGGCAAAGGAGCTCTTAAGGTAAACTACAGGTTAAGGGATTGGCTTGTATCAAGGCAAAGATATTGGGGAGCGCCTATACCAATAATACATTGCGAGAAATGCGGTTTGGTACCAGTGCCCGAAGAAGATCTGCCGGTGTTATTACCTTACAATGTGGAGTTTTCTCCAGATGGGGAATCACCCCTTAAAAAATCTGAGGAGTTTATGAATACTACATGCCCTAAATGCGGTGGCAAAGCATTGAGAGACCCTGATACACTTGATACATTCGTCGATTCATCGTGGTACTTCTTAAGGTATCCTGACAACAAAAACGAGAAAGAGCCTTTCAACAAAGAGCTCATTGATAAGATGCTTCCGGTTGACAAATATATAGGCGGTGCTGAGCATGCATGTATGCATCTTTTGTACGCCAGATTCGTCACTAAGGCATTGAGAGACTTAGGATATCTTGATTTCGATGAACCTTTTAAATCTCTCATACATCAGGGAATAATTTTAGGGCCTGATGGAAACAAGATGAGCAAATCAAGAGGCAATACAATATCACCTGATGAATACATTAATGAATATGGATCGGACGTATTTAGAATGTACTTGATGTTTGGATTTGCCTTTACTGAAGGGGGCCCGTGGAATGATGACGGTATAAAAGCTATGTCACGCTTCATACAGAGAATTGAAAGGCTTGTAGACAAATTCATAGAGGATAAAGGCAAAGAAAGTAAAGATGAGATTTCAAAAGATGAGAAGGAACTTAACTATGTGAGAAATTATACGATAAAGAGCGTAACAGAAGATGCCGAAAAGTTCCAGTTTAATACTGCTATAGCAAGGATAATGGAGCTTGTAAATGCCCTTTATAAATACGATGCTGACGTGGAAATCAAAAACACAAGATTGTACGAGGAAACTGTAGCAGATCTTATAAGGCTTTTGGCACCTTTTGCGCCACATTTTGCAGAAGAGATGTGGGAGAAAATAGGATACGGCTATTCTGTTTTTAATCAAAAATGGCCAAAATACGATGAAAAAGCGTTAGTGAAAGATGCCATTGAGATAGCTGTGCAGGTCAATGGGAAGGTAAGAGGAAGACTTGAAATTTCTCCAGATGCAAGCGAAAAAGAAATTCAGGATACGGCGCTTTCAGCAGAAAGCATAAAACAATACATTGATGGTAAAGAAATAGTTAAAATCGTTGTTGTAAAAGGCAGGCTTGTGAATATAGTCGTAAAATAG
- the tlp gene encoding small acid-soluble spore protein Tlp produces MAEEKGRYKNPPKPDDRSDNVGKLQDMIHDTIENYREAEDYLKLHAEELSPEEIARIKEKNRHRLESIHGMRDEIVDEVEAGNGVDKKD; encoded by the coding sequence ATGGCTGAGGAAAAAGGGCGTTACAAAAATCCTCCAAAGCCCGATGACCGTTCTGATAACGTGGGAAAATTGCAGGATATGATTCACGATACAATAGAAAATTACAGAGAAGCTGAAGATTACTTGAAATTGCATGCTGAAGAACTTTCTCCAGAAGAAATCGCAAGAATCAAAGAAAAAAATCGCCATAGACTTGAAAGCATCCATGGTATGAGAGATGAAATCGTAGACGAAGTAGAAGCCGGAAATGGCGTAGACAAAAAAGATTAA
- a CDS encoding aldose 1-epimerase — translation MYKVEKYMDKFETYRLCDLENYSFFEVVPERGGAITKFVYNGNEILYLDKETLYDTMKNLRGGIPILFPICGYLKDEKYTIDGREYNMKQHGVARLHKWDVVKTSADDSASITLKFTSSSETRKIYPFDFELIFTYILKNGMLILEQQYVNKSEKNMMFYSGFHPYFYIENKCDALISVDSDVCYDAIDKKQIVFDGEIDFKKTEVNHIFEPKSNECFILDKKRGMKIILEWDEAFKYVVVWALHDKEFICVEPWMAKPDSMNTKEDVEVLKPGDELKAVFSIRVSME, via the coding sequence ATGTATAAAGTGGAAAAATATATGGATAAATTTGAAACATACAGGCTTTGTGATTTAGAAAATTATTCCTTCTTTGAAGTTGTGCCAGAGCGGGGAGGAGCTATAACGAAATTTGTATATAATGGAAACGAGATTTTATACCTTGACAAAGAAACGCTGTACGATACGATGAAGAATTTAAGAGGAGGAATACCGATACTTTTTCCTATTTGCGGGTATCTAAAAGATGAGAAATATACGATAGATGGCAGAGAGTACAACATGAAACAGCATGGTGTTGCAAGGCTTCATAAATGGGACGTAGTCAAGACAAGTGCTGATGATTCTGCATCAATAACATTGAAGTTTACAAGCAGCAGCGAGACGAGGAAAATATACCCTTTTGATTTTGAACTTATTTTTACATATATTCTCAAAAACGGAATGCTGATATTAGAGCAACAATATGTAAATAAGTCAGAGAAAAATATGATGTTTTACTCTGGATTTCACCCATATTTTTATATTGAAAATAAGTGCGATGCCTTGATATCAGTTGATTCAGATGTATGCTATGATGCAATAGATAAAAAGCAGATTGTTTTCGATGGAGAGATTGACTTTAAAAAGACGGAAGTAAATCATATTTTTGAGCCTAAATCAAATGAGTGCTTTATATTAGATAAGAAAAGAGGTATGAAAATTATTCTTGAATGGGATGAAGCTTTTAAATACGTAGTTGTATGGGCACTACACGATAAAGAATTTATATGTGTCGAGCCTTGGATGGCTAAGCCTGACTCCATGAATACAAAGGAAGATGTTGAAGTTTTAAAGCCTGGTGATGAGCTAAAAGCAGTGTTTAGCATAAGAGTGTCTATGGAATAA
- a CDS encoding inorganic phosphate transporter: MDLHYILIAFILVYIFITGFHDEGNLIATIISSRSIGIRSAFITASLAQFIGTATLSTTVASTISKDVLKLKYLTIAGNDLETMIFAGLLGAVVWNLVTWYIGMPSSSSHALVGGMIGPFIIKYGIGSINIYGILLKVIVPLFLSPVFGFLIGYLVMYLTSRILRRAGVKVNIVLKKLQYLTLFILNAGQGANDAQKGMGLIYILTIGSSLSKSSEFHNTIKILSAFMISFGLLFGGLRMIKSVGTRIYRVKPFHSFNAQVSSLFIVIAAAVFGLPTSGTQIINSSVLGVGAKERPTAVRWQFARGMFASWIITIPASFAISSILFLISKTI; this comes from the coding sequence ATGGATTTACACTATATTTTAATAGCTTTCATATTGGTGTACATCTTTATTACGGGATTCCATGATGAGGGGAATCTCATAGCTACGATTATTTCGTCAAGATCTATTGGCATAAGAAGCGCCTTTATAACGGCATCTTTAGCTCAATTTATCGGCACAGCTACTTTAAGTACTACAGTCGCATCTACCATAAGCAAAGACGTGCTTAAGCTTAAATACCTTACAATTGCTGGCAATGATCTTGAAACGATGATATTTGCAGGTTTGCTTGGTGCTGTTGTTTGGAATCTTGTCACGTGGTATATAGGTATGCCTTCCAGCTCCTCCCATGCATTAGTGGGAGGTATGATAGGGCCTTTTATAATTAAATATGGAATTGGTTCTATTAACATCTATGGAATATTGCTAAAAGTCATAGTTCCGCTTTTTTTATCTCCGGTTTTTGGCTTTTTGATAGGGTATCTGGTGATGTATTTGACAAGCCGTATTTTAAGGAGGGCTGGAGTAAAAGTCAATATTGTCTTAAAAAAGCTTCAATATTTGACTCTCTTTATTTTAAATGCTGGTCAAGGTGCTAATGATGCTCAAAAGGGAATGGGACTTATATATATATTGACGATAGGAAGCAGTCTATCAAAAAGCAGTGAATTTCATAATACGATTAAGATTTTGTCGGCTTTTATGATATCTTTTGGGCTTCTTTTTGGCGGTCTTAGAATGATTAAAAGCGTTGGAACCAGGATATACAGAGTTAAGCCTTTTCACTCTTTTAATGCGCAGGTATCGTCGCTGTTTATAGTTATAGCTGCTGCAGTATTTGGACTTCCCACAAGTGGTACGCAGATAATCAATTCTTCTGTGCTTGGAGTTGGTGCAAAAGAAAGGCCTACTGCTGTAAGGTGGCAGTTTGCGAGAGGTATGTTTGCATCTTGGATTATTACAATACCTGCATCTTTTGCTATATCTTCGATTTTGTTTTTGATTTCTAAAACTATATGA
- a CDS encoding DUF47 domain-containing protein — MGLFNWLFSKGVDFYKLLQEHSNLALKGVQALALYMTTGKDDDGEKVISIEKEADNKRKELIDELDSTFITPIEREDIYELSSAIDNILDYCETTVKEMEIYELAPTEELREMVDVILRGTELIARSVYNLDKDKKVAMDCALKAKKLENEMESYYRKHLAKLIKSDDIKYILKMREIYRHLNNCADKMDLAGEILGHILVKEI, encoded by the coding sequence ATGGGATTGTTTAATTGGCTATTTTCAAAAGGCGTGGATTTTTACAAATTGCTGCAGGAGCACTCTAACTTGGCTTTAAAAGGTGTTCAGGCATTGGCTCTCTACATGACAACCGGCAAAGATGACGACGGTGAAAAAGTGATAAGTATAGAAAAAGAGGCTGACAATAAGAGAAAAGAGCTTATTGATGAGCTTGATAGCACATTTATTACACCTATTGAAAGAGAAGATATATATGAGCTATCCAGTGCCATTGACAATATACTGGATTATTGTGAGACGACAGTAAAAGAAATGGAGATATATGAGCTTGCTCCGACAGAGGAGCTTAGGGAAATGGTGGATGTCATATTGAGGGGTACAGAGCTTATAGCAAGAAGCGTTTATAACCTTGATAAGGATAAGAAAGTAGCGATGGACTGTGCATTAAAAGCCAAAAAACTTGAAAATGAGATGGAGTCATATTACAGAAAGCATTTAGCCAAGCTTATAAAAAGCGATGATATAAAGTACATCTTGAAGATGAGAGAAATATACAGGCACTTAAATAACTGTGCTGATAAGATGGATTTGGCTGGAGAAATATTAGGCCATATCCTTGTGAAGGAAATATGA
- a CDS encoding APC family permease — MEKEKILKVRDIVLMNVVAIIGLRWLPLAAKYGASSVMLWILASILFFIPQGLAVAELSTGWPYEGGLYVWSKEAFGDKYGFLTSWSYWLTNVVYYPSMLIYIASTAAYMVNPKLADNDRFVSIFIFVLFWIITLVNVNGLSLSKWLSNAGGLFGTIIPGILLIGFSIYWVTGLHQKIQATYTVSSLFPNLSSLSNIVFFSSMIFAYAGLELAPTLAERTQNPERTFPKAIVLSAFIIPALYILGTISITFIVPQKEIGLATGIMQAIQIIFNKMGLKYLIGVAAFLIFIGGIGGINAWIIGPINMIFTSSKGIMPKFFTKSHDKYGTPVNAMITQAVIVSLLILMAFSTPTVESAYWLLSAMTSILYFIPYLVMFSALIVLRYKKPDVKRLYKVPFGNLGAWLVGGIGFLVVLFSIILSIIPPAGMNLGSLLWYEVKLVGGTLLFLIIGFLIYRNYEKKLK; from the coding sequence GTGGAAAAAGAAAAGATTCTTAAAGTGCGTGACATCGTTCTTATGAATGTAGTGGCAATCATAGGTTTAAGATGGCTTCCACTTGCCGCAAAATACGGAGCATCTTCTGTAATGCTGTGGATCTTAGCTTCTATTTTGTTCTTCATACCTCAAGGACTTGCAGTAGCTGAGCTCTCTACAGGATGGCCTTATGAAGGCGGCTTGTATGTATGGTCAAAGGAAGCATTTGGCGACAAATACGGCTTTTTAACGTCATGGTCATATTGGCTTACAAATGTGGTGTACTACCCGTCTATGCTTATATACATTGCCAGTACTGCTGCTTATATGGTGAACCCTAAGCTTGCTGATAATGACCGATTTGTATCGATATTCATTTTTGTACTTTTTTGGATAATAACGCTTGTAAATGTCAATGGTCTTAGCTTAAGCAAATGGCTTTCAAATGCAGGCGGTCTCTTTGGAACAATAATACCAGGAATACTGCTTATCGGTTTTTCTATATACTGGGTTACTGGGCTTCATCAGAAAATTCAAGCCACATACACAGTTTCATCGCTTTTCCCTAATCTATCAAGTTTAAGCAATATCGTGTTCTTTTCATCCATGATATTTGCCTATGCGGGGCTTGAATTAGCACCGACACTGGCAGAAAGAACGCAAAATCCTGAGAGGACTTTCCCGAAAGCAATAGTTCTATCTGCTTTCATCATACCAGCGTTGTACATCCTTGGCACTATCTCCATAACTTTCATAGTTCCTCAAAAGGAAATAGGCTTGGCAACTGGGATAATGCAAGCAATACAAATTATTTTCAATAAGATGGGTTTAAAATATTTGATAGGCGTCGCTGCATTTTTGATATTCATCGGAGGCATTGGCGGTATAAATGCATGGATAATAGGCCCAATAAACATGATCTTCACAAGCTCAAAAGGCATCATGCCTAAATTCTTTACAAAATCCCATGATAAATATGGTACGCCTGTAAATGCCATGATTACACAGGCAGTCATCGTAAGCCTTCTTATACTCATGGCTTTCTCGACTCCTACTGTAGAGTCAGCGTATTGGCTTTTGTCAGCCATGACTTCGATACTATACTTCATACCATACCTTGTGATGTTTTCTGCGCTGATCGTCCTAAGGTATAAAAAACCTGATGTCAAAAGGCTTTATAAGGTTCCATTTGGAAATCTCGGAGCTTGGCTTGTAGGTGGAATAGGCTTCTTAGTAGTGTTGTTCTCAATAATCCTTTCTATCATTCCACCAGCAGGCATGAATTTAGGAAGCCTTCTCTGGTATGAAGTCAAATTAGTCGGAGGAACACTTCTTTTTTTGATAATAGGCTTCTTAATATACAGAAATTACGAAAAAAAACTTAAGTAA